The following nucleotide sequence is from Planctomycetota bacterium.
CAATCCACCGGGCAGACTTCCACGCAGGACGTGTCCTTGGTGCCGATGCACGGCTCGGCGATGATGTGGGGCATGGCGAACTCCGAGAAACGGGCGACGCGACGAGTGATGCGAACATCGCCCGACTAGGGATTGAACAGGCCGGATTCTAGAACGCCCTCGCTAGACTCTGGCCGTGGTTAGGCCCTTCCAGATCCAGAGCCCCTTCCGGCCCATGGGCGACCAGCCGGCCGCCATCGAGGCCCTCGTGCGGCGGCTGGCCACCGGCACCGATTCGGCCACCCTGCTGGGCGCCACGGGCACGGGCAAGACCTTCACGATGGCCAACGTCATCGAGCGGCTCGGTAAGCCCGCGCTGATCATCAGCCACAACAAGACGCTGGCCGCCCAGCTGTACGAGGAGCTCCGCGAGTTCTTCCCGGACAACAGCGTCAACTACTTCGTCAGCTACTACGACTACTACCAGCCCGAGGCCTACATCCCCCAGCGGGACATCTACATCGAAAAGGACGCCAGCCGCAACGACGACCTCGACCAGCTCCGCCTGGCAGCCACGAGCAACATCCTCAGCCGCCGCGACACCGTGGTGGTCGCCAGCGTGTCGTGCATCTTCGGCCTGGGATCGCCCGAGGCCTACGGCGACAAGGTGCTCACCCTCGCCAAGGGCCAGCGGGTCGATCGCCGGCAGCTGTTCGCCAGCATGACGGCGATGCAGTACCAGCGCAGCGACTACGAGTTCAGCCGAGGCCGCTTCCGCGCGCGGGGCGACGTCATCGAGGTGTGGCCCGCGTACGAGCGCTTCGCCGTGCGGCTCGACCTCTTCGGCGACGAGCTGGACCGCTTGGAGCTCATCAACCCGACCAGCGGCGAGGTGCTGGCCGACGAGGGCATCTTCCACCTCTTCCCGGCGGTGCACTACGTGCTGCCCGAGGAGCAGCTCGAGGCCATCTGCGACGACATCCGCCGCGAGCTGGACAGCCGCGTCACCGACCTGCGAAGCCAGGGCAAGCTGCTGGAGGCCCAGCGGCTGCTGGCCCGCACGAAGTACGACCTGGATCTGCTGCAGGAGACCGGCAGCTGCCCTGGCGTCGAGAACTACAGCCGCTTCTTCGACGGCCGGATGCCCGGCGAGCGGCCCTTCACGCTGCTGGACTACTTCGACTATGCGCCCCGGCCAGAGGACAACGGCAAGGGCGATGACGAGGCCACGATGCTGCCGCGCCCGCCGACGGACGACCAGCTCGTAGCCCGCGACGACGAACGCCGGATCAAGCGGCCCAACATCGACGACTGGCTAGTCATCATCGACGAGAGCCACGTGACCATCCCGCAGGTGCGGGCGATGTACAACGGCGACCGCATGCGGAAGGAGACGCTCGTCGAGCACGGCTTCCGCCTCACCAGCGCCCTCGACAACCGGCCGCTGCGCTTCGAGGAGTTCGAGCGGGTCGTCCCGCAGCTGCTGTTCGTCAGCGCCACGCCCGGCGACTACGAGCTGACCCGCACGGAGGGCGAGATCGCCGAGCAGGTCATCCGCCCCACGGGTCTGCTGGACCCCGAGGTGGAGGTCAAGCCCGCCGACGGCCAGGTGCCCGACCTGCTCGAGGAGTGCAGGGCCGTCGTGGCGCGCGGCGAGAGGGTGCTCGTCACCGCGCTGACCAAGCGGCTGTGCGAGGATCTGGCGGCCTACCTCGACCAGCAGGGCATCAAGTCGAGGTACCTGCACAGCGACATCGAGACGCTCGACCGCCTCGAGCTGCTGACCGAGCTGCGGGAGGGCGGCTTCGACGTGCTCGTGGGCGTCAACCTGCTGCGCGAGGGCCTGGACCTGCCCGAGGTATCGCTCGTCGCCATCCTCGACGCCGACAAGGAGGGCTTCCTCCGCAGCGAGACGAGCCTGATCCAGCTCATGGGCCGGGCGGCGCGGAACGTGAACGGCCGCGTGGTGATGTACGCCGACGAGGTCACGCCGGGCATGAAGGACGCGATGGACGAGACCGAGCGCCGCCGCGCCAAGCAGCTGGCGTACAACGAGGCCCACGGCATTACCCCCGAGACCGTGCAGAAGGAGATCCGCCGGGGCATCGAAGTCCAGCTCCGCGCGCGGCGGACCGCCCGCGAGGCCGCGGGATCGGCGGAGGAGGCCTTCGACATCGCCGAGTTGATGCGGGAGCTGGAGGCCGAGATGCTCGAGGCGGCGCAGTCGCTCGAGTTCGAGAAGGCCGCCCGGCTGCGCGATCAGGTGAAGCAACTTAAGGAGCGGGTGGCGCAGGGCGACACCGCCAAGGTCCGCAAGAGCGAGCTGGAGCCCGGCAAGAAGTCCCGCCGCAAGCGGGCCAAGGCGGGCACGCCCGGCACCAAGCCCAAGCGGCGGAAGCGGTCGGGCTAGGCCATGCGGACCAAGGAGAAGCTGCGGACGTACTTCATCGGCTTCGGCATCGGGCTGGTGCTGAGCGGGCTGATGCTGTACGCCCGCTGGCGGTGGCAGCAGGCCAATCCCCAGCCGCAGCCCGCGCCGTCTCCGGCGGGGCTCACTTCGCCGCCCGCTCCATAGCCTCGATCGACTGCGACACGTGCTCCTCGAAGCCCTCCCGCGGCATCAGCACGACCTGCCAGTTGCCCAGCACGCATGGCACGACTGGGATCGTGCCCGACGGCGTCGGATACTCGGCGCCGAGATCGAGCGGTGCGTGGAATAGGACCTGCAGCCGCTCCCTGGGAATGTCGCCCACCGCGACATCGCCGCGGCCGAGGTAGGCGTACGAGCCGTTGCGCCGCACCCAGTCGGCATCGGGCAGCGCATGGATTCGGGCCGGCGTCTCCTTCGATCGCGTCAGGAACACGCGCGCTGGCTCGTCCTGGTACATGCCCCAGAATCCGTCGAGGTAGGCCGCAACGTCGCCGGCCGTCGCGGGGAGCCGCTGCCCGTTGTCGCGTGCGTACGAGCGTGCCGCTCGTGCGAGCAGGGCGAGATCGTGCATCGCGTCGTCGACGACCGGCAACGGGCCGCCCGCGCGGATGGCGTCGAGCGTCTGCCGCGAGCCCTCTACGCGGCTGCGCACGTACGCGCGCTCGCCGGCGTCGACCTGGCCGTTGGCCCGTGCAAACGCGAGCATCCGGACCATCTCCCAGGTCCCGGTCTTGGGTGCCTCGACGAAGGCCTCCGGCGATGCGTGCACCAGGAGCGTCAGCTGCGCGGCGGGGATGCGGTCAAGCTGCACGCCGGCACCCTCGTAGCGCCACATCGACTGCGCGAGGATCCACTCGGCATCGGCATCCTCGGGGATGAACGTCGTGTCGCGGGCCCTGGGCGCCAGGAACATCTTCGCACGGTCACGCGGCGTCTCGCCTCGCCCCTCGCGGAGCGGCAGGTAGCGGTCATGGATGATGGCCCCGAGATCGGGCGGCAGCGTGCCGCCGTTCTCGTTGGCGTACGCGATGACTGCCTGGATGATCCGCTGTAGGTCGAGCTTGACCTGCCGGTGCGCCGGCAGCGGACCCCCATCGCGGATTGCGAGCATGGTCTTGCGCGAGTCCTCGGCGATCCGGGCCGCATCCTCCGGCGCGAGCATCTCGACGTGCCCATCGAGGAACGCGACGGGCACGACCGCGCCGCCGGCCAGATCGGGGAGCGCGTCCTCGAGATTGAGATGGGCGATGGCGATCTGCGGCCAGTCGGGCACGTCATCCAGATTGAGGCCCTCGAGCCCGAGGTAGGCGTAGGGCATGTGCTCGCGGAGGTCCTCGTCGTCGAAGGACTCGGGCAGGGGCTCGTCCTCGGGCGGGGGGATGAGCCCCTCGCGGACCATCGTGCTCAGGTCGGCGGGCATGCCGCCGTGCGTCTGGGCGTACACGTGCACGCCCATGGCGACGACGCGCGCCCGGGTCGACGCCTTCATCTGCTGGGCCTGCAGTCGAATGGCGGCGAGCTCTTCGAGGTCGGGGTCCACGTCCTGGGCGTGGGTGGTGCAGCACAGCACCGTGAGCGCAACAACGAGCATCGATCGCATCGGGATCTCCTCAGCGCGACGAATCGCCGGCGTCGTCCTGTTCGCCCAGTCGCGCCGCGCGGATGCCCAGATGGCTGCCGACCACGCGCTCGGTGCCGCCGCTGGGGCTGTTGACCAACTGGGGTGCCTCGTCCTCGGTCTGGATGACCATGGTGGTCGAGCCGCCGCCGTCGACGTTGATCGCCGTCACGCAGCCGAGGCGCCGCATGATCTCGGCGAGTTCCCGCAGGCTGGCGCCGAGGCTGAACCCCGGCTGGCGACCGTCGACGGCGACCAGGACGATCTCCTGCTCGCTCGTCAATCCGATGGCAGTCCGGGGATGGCGATCCGTCGAGAACGCCTCGTTGGCGGTCGCGATACCGGCCGGCTCGCCGTCCCACAGCACCAGCCGACCACCGATGCCAATGGCCACCTCGCCGCCCGTGGCCGCGAGCGGACCCGCGCCGGCGGCGTCGGGCGCGACGAAGATCGACGCGTGCTCCTCGCCATCGCGAGCATGCACCAGGAACGCGTCCTGCTGGCGATCCGGTTCGTGCGGACTCACCAGCTCCCCTTGGGCCACCGACAGCGAGATCAGGTCCTTCGGCTCGCCCGGCCGAGAGGCGCAGCACGGCCCGAAGAAGTGGGTGTTGATGGCGGCCTGGAGATCGAACTCACGGAGAAAGGCGCTCGCCATCCGGCCGTCGGTTTCCTGCGGCGCGTCGCCGTTGCCCGGCGTGGCGAACAGCGACAGCCCCGGGGCGTGCAGATCGACGCGCAGGACCTGGACGATGAGCGGCCGCGGTCGGTCGGTCGCCAGCTCGGCGTGCTCGACGCCCACGAAGACGGGTCGCCAGCGCGGCTCGGGCAGGCCGAGATCGGCCTCGGGCGGCGGCTCCGTAGAGCCTTGCTGCGCCCACGCCGCACAAGCCAAGAGGCACGCGAGCACGCACAGGACTGTCCGCATGGATCGACCTCCCCGGCAAGGGTACCGGGAGCGCGGGGAGGGGATGCGTTGTCCGAGCCAGAGGTATCGCTAGAGTCGCCGAAGGAGGTGCGCCATCGCCATGCAGACCCTGATCCCGCCCGCGAGCAGGCGGGATCGCCCTAGTCGTTGCTCAGGCCCCGGACGCCGGATCGCTGCGGCCACGGCCCGACGGGGCCTGGCGCTCGGACTGCTCCCCTGCCCGATGCTCGTGTTGGTCGGCTGCGCCGCGATGCCGGACCCCGACCATGCATCGGGCGCCTCGGCACGCCACGACGACGAACAAGAGTTAAGGGCGGCCCTTGCGCAGTGGATCGACGGTTGGAGCCCGGGGACGGACACCTGGACGGGCGAGCAACTCCGGCCGCTGTACGCCGCGGGACCCCGCGCCATCCGCGTCTTCGACAACGTCGAGGGCGACGTCGTCGATCTCCGCAGCTTTGCCGCATATCAGGCCGAATGGACGGCGATGATGGCACCGATGCGGGACTGGGAGATCGCGCTCGTCGAGCCCGCCGAGGTACGCGTGGCGGGTGACATGGCCTACGCCACGTTTATTTTCGAGGGCGGAGAGGATCCGTCGCACGGCGACGCGGTGCGGATACGCCAGTACGGCACGCTCGTCTGGGAGCGGCAGGGCTCGGACTGGGTGATCACGCACGAGCACCTGACCGCCGGCACGGTGCGGTAGCCGCGGCACTTCGGGGCGGGATCGGGTATCCGGCACCCGGATCCGGCGGATGCACGATGGCCGGATCATTCGTGTTTCGTTTGGGTCGTCGTCGCGCTACTGTGATCGTCCACGATGACACCGCCGCCCCGCACGGAAGCCCCGCCCATGCCCGCACGCCGCACCGCCGAGAGCGGCGCCATCGAGCCCAAGCCCGCGAAGCGCACGAAGCGGTCTAAGGTCGGTTCGTCTCCGGTGGCCGAGGATGGCAGACTCATCCGCGTCAAGGGCGCCCGCGAGCACAACCTCAAGTCGATCGACGTCGACCTGCCGCGCGACAAGCTGGTGGTGATCACCGGCATGAGCGGCAGCGGCAAGAGCAGCCTGGCCTTCGACACGCTCTTCGCCGAGGGCCAGCGGAAGTACATGGAGAGCCTGTCGGCGTATGCGCGGCAGTTCCTCGACCAGCTCAAGAAGCCCGACATCGACGAGATCGAGGGCATCCCCCCCACGATCGCCATCGAGCAGCGGACGGCGGCGCACAACCCGCGGTCGACGGTCGCCACGACCACCGAGATCTACGATTATCTCCGCCTCCTGTTTGCGCGCACGGGCACGCCGTACTCGTGGCGGCCGACCAAGACCAAACGCGACGGCACGGTTAGTGCGCGCAGCGGCAAGCCCATCAGCGCCACGAGCGCCACGCAGATCGTCGACGCCGTGCTCCGCTTCGGCGAGGACACCCGCCTGATGGTGCTGGCGCCGGTGCTCCGCGGCAAGAAGGGCTTCCACCGTGACGTGCTCGAACGGCTGCAGGGCCAGGGCTGGCAGCGGGCGCGGGTCGACGGCACCGTCGTCGATCTCCGGGACGTCCTGAAGGAGCCCGGCGAGAACCCCCTCGAGCTGGGCCGCTACGTCAAGCACGACATCGACGCCGTGGTCGATCGCATCGTGATCCGCGACGACGTGCGGCAGCGGCTGGCCGAGTCGATCGAGGCGGCGCTGCAGCTGGGTAGCGGCTCGGTGGTCGTCAGCGTCGACGAGAACGGCGCCTGGGCCGACCACGGCTTCAGCGCCCGGCTGGCCGACCCGGACGATCCGACGTTCGCGCTCGACGAGCTGGAGCCCCGGCTGTTCAGCTTCAACTCCCCCTTCGGTGCCTGCCCGACGTGCCACGGGCTGGGCAGCATCCTGGAGTTCGACGAGGAGCTGGTGGTGCCCGACCCCGAGCGGGGGCTGCTCAGCGGCGGCATCGCGCCGTGGAAGAAGAACGGCCCGGGCGGCATGGTGTACCCGCGGCGGCTGCGGTGGTTCTGCCGCAAGTTCGGCGTGCAGGGCTCGACGCCGATGGGCGCCCTCGACGACGACCTCTACGCCATCCTGATGTACGGCACCAACGAGGAACAGGAGCAGGATTACGGCGCCCACTGGGCGGGCGTCATGACGATGCTCGACGCCTGGTTCGAGAAGACCGAGAGCGCCTGGGCCAAGGACCACCTGCACCTGTTCCAGAGCGAGCGGCAGTGCCCGGCGTGCCAGGGCAACCGCCTGCGGATCGAAGCGCTGCACGTGTGCATCGAGAGTTCGCACGCCGCCGATGCCGCACGGCTGACCTCCGACCTGGTGATCGGCCGGCCCAAGAACGACGGCACGATGCTGAACATCAGCGAGCTGAGCCGGCTGACGATCGGCGACGCCCTCGCCTTCGTCGAGGGGCTGCGGCTCAGCGAGGAGGGCCGCGCGATCGCCGAGCCCATCGTCCGCGAGGTGGGCAACCGGCTGCGGTTCCTGCAGAGCGTCGGGCTGGACTACCTCTCGCTGGATCGCCGAACGGCGACGCTGTCGGGCGGCGAGGCCCAGCGCATCCGCCTGGCGACGCAGGTGGGCAGCGGGCTGGTGGGCGCGTGCTACGTGCTCGATGAGCCGACCATCGGCCTGCACCAGCGCGACAACGACCGGCTGATCCGCACGCTCCGGCACCTGACGGACATCGGCAACACGGTGCTCGTCGTCGAGCACGACGAGGACATGATCCGCGCCGCCGACCACGTGCTGGACATCGGCCCCGGCCCGGGCGTGCACGGCGGCCGCGTGGTGGCGCAGGGCAGCGTCGAAGACGTATGCACGACCAAGGGCTCGATCACCGGCGACTACCTGGCGGGGCGCAAGAAGATCGAGGTGCCGGCCGAACGCCGCGCGATGGACCCCAAGAAGGCCATCGTGGTGAAGGGCGCCCGCCAGAACAACCTCAAGAAGATCGACGTGGCCTTCCCGCTCGGGGGCATCGTCTGCGTCACGGGCGTCTCGGGTTCGGGCAAGAGCACGCTGGTCAACGACATCCTGATGAAGTCGGCCCGCCGCGAGATCACCGGCTCGCGGGTCAAGCCCGGCGCCCACACGCGGGTGAACGGACTCTCCAAGATCGATCGCGTGATCGAGGTCGACCAGTCGCCCATAGGCCGGACCCCGCGATCGAACCCGGCCACGTACACCGGCGTGTTCGACGACATCCGCAAGGTCTTCGCGCAGACGCGGGAGAGCAAGCTGCGGGGCTACCAGCCGGGGCGGTTCAGCTTCAACGTGTCGGCCGAGCGCACGGGCAAGGCCGGCGCGGGCGGACGCTGCGAGGCCTGCCAGGGGCAGGGCGTCAAGAAGATCGAGATGCACTTCCTGCCCGACGTGTTCGTCGAGTGCGAGGTCTGCCGCGGCAAGCGGTACAACCGCGAAACGCTCGAGGTGCTCTACAAGGGCAAGAGCATCGCCGACGTGCTCGCGATGACCATCGAGGACGCGTGCGGCTTCTTCGACGCGCAGGGGAAGATACTCAGGTTCGTCGAATGCCTGCGGGACGTCGGCCTGGGCTACCTCACGCTGGGCCAGCCCAGCACGACGCTCTCGGGCGGCGAGGCGCAGCGGGTAAAGCTAGCGACCGAGCTGGGCAAGGGCATCCGCTACGACGGCACGCCCAGCACCGAGCACACGCTCTACATCCTCGACGAGCCCACCACCGGCCTGCACTTCGAGGACATCAACCGCCTGGTGGGCGTGTTCGATCGGCTGGCCGACACGGGCAACACCCTCGTGGTGATCGAGCACAACCTCGACGTCATCAAGCGGGCCGACTGGATCATCGACCTCGGCCCCGAGGGCGGCGACGGTGGCGGCACGGTGGTGGCGGAGGGCGCGCCCGAGGACGTCGTGAAGATCAGGGCGAGCCACACCGGGCGGTACCTGAAGGGGATGCTCGGGTAGCCACCCTCACACCCCCGGCAGCATCGCCCCGCCCCGCGCCGAGGCGTGCCGCAGCAGGTCGTCGAGGCCGGGCAGCCAGCGGCGGGCCGTGGTGCAGTCGAAGGCGGTCGGGAGGGTGCCCGGCGCGTCGGCGTCGCCCAGGTGATCGAGCACCAGGGCCAGCAGCCGCTCGACCAGCCGCGAGGGCGGCCAGGCGCCGCCGCACCAGAAGTCGTGGTCCTGGTGGCAGAGCGTGACGGTGTGGTCGCTGGCCTCGCCGTCCCGCGTGACGACGACGCCGTACCGCCAGCCCCGGCCCGTGGCCGTCTCGGTCTGGACGTCGATGCTCGGGGTGGCCTGGGTCGGCATGGTCGTCTCGCGGCGTGGTCCATCGTCCGGGGGCAACGCCCGCGGCCGCCGCCCGTACCATACAGCAACGGGGCACGCCGCGGGGCTATTCGGACCCGCGTGACGCACGGCTCCGCGGCCTTGTATCGGGTGATTCCCAGTGGCATTCCTGCTCGAGACCATCCAGCTGGGCCTGGCCAACCTGCGGCTGCACAAGCTCCGCAGCTTCCTGACGGCGCTGGGCATCATCCTGGGCGTGGCGGCCGTCATCTGCATGGTGTCCATCGGCGAGGGCAGCAAGCAGGAGGCCCTCCGCCAGATCGAGCAACTGGGCGCCCGCAACATCATCGTGCGGAGCGAGCGGCCGCCCGAGGCCCAGCAGCAGGGCGAACAGCGGTCGGGCGTGGTCCGCTACGGCCTGAGCTGGACCGACCTGCGGAACATCCAGGACAACTTCTCGGACGAAGCCTCGATCATCGCCCTCAAGGAGATCGGCGCCGAGATCATCCGCGGGGCCGAGAAGCGGGGCAGCCAAGCCTTCGGCGTCGACCCGCAGCTGGCCGAGGTCGCCAACCTCCGCATCGCCCGCGGGCGGTACCTGACCGACGAGGACGACGACGAGCGGGCGATGGTGTGCGTCATCGGCTCGGACATCGCACGCCGATTCTTCCCCTTCGACGACCCGCTGCGGAACACCATCCGCGTCGACGACAAGGCGCTCATCGTCGTGGGCATCCTCCAGCCCGTGGGCCTCGCGGGCGGCGCGGGCACGGCGCTGGTCGGTCGCGACCTGAACCAGGACATCCACGTGCCGCTCGAGACGGCGCGGTACGTGTTCGGCGACACCGTCGTCCGCCGCTCCAGCGGATCCTTCAACGCTTCGGAGGTGCACGTCTCGGAGCTGTACATCACCACGCGATCGCGGCAGGAAGTCGTGGGCGTGGCCCAGCGGCTGGAGCGGCTGCTCGAGACCCGGCGGGACGGCCTGAGCGACGTGGCGATGATCGTGCCCTTCGAGCTGCTCGAGAACGCCGAGCGGGCGGCCCTCCGCGGCACGCTGATGCTCATGGCCATCGCCGGCATCAGCCTGCTGGTGGGCGGCATCGGCATCATGAACATCATGCTGGCGACCGTCACCGAGCGGACCCGCGAGATCGGCATCCGCCGGGCGCTGGGCGCCACCCGAAAGCACATCGTCAGCCAGTTCCTCGTCGAGACGAGCGTGCTGAGCCTCATCGGCGGGCTCATCGGCGTGGCGCTAGGCGTGGGACTCAGCCTGCTGCTGGGCTGGCTGGTGCCCCGGCTGCCCGACGTGCCGGTGCTGGGCCGGTTCGTGCCCGCCGACGCGAGCCTACCGACGCAGCTGGCGTGGTGGTCTGTCGTCGTGGCAATGGTCGTGGCGGTGCTGACCGGGCTGGTCTTCGGGCTCTACCCCGCCCGCAAGGCGGCGCGGCAGGACCCGATCGTGGCGCTGCGGCACGACTAGTTTCGAAGATCTTCGCCGCACTCGGGGCAGACGGGGTCGCGCAGCCCGCGGAGGTCGTAGCCGCATCGGGGGCAGATCTCTTTCTCGAGCCGCGTGCGTGCCCGATCGCGCGCCATCTGCAGCGCCATGGACCGCAGCACGAGGACGGCAATCCAGGCCGGGGCACCGACGATGACGAGGTCGAGCGGGAGTTCGCGTCCCCCGCCCGTGCGTTCCCATCGCACGTACGCGACGCGCGCCGGATGTCCCGATGGAGCACCAAGCGTCGACCACGAACGAGCGCGGGGCGTGAAGCCGGTCGCACGCTCGATTGCCCGCGTGATCGATTCAATATCTGCGACGTCGTCCGACGCGATGCGGAGATGGGCGTGGCCGTGCCGCGCAGCGACGCCGACCGGAAACGACGCGTCGCCATAGCCCTCGCGCAGGACGATGCGGCCGTAGGCGACGACGCCGGCACGATCCCGCAGCTCGGCGGCCGCATCTCGCAAGGTCGCGTTGCGCAGCCGACGAGCGCGGAACCCCCCGAACGGCGAACGCTCGACGAGCACGCGCATGTCCTGACGCGTCCTGGATGCCTCCAAGACGCGATAGGACAACGCCATGGCCAGCAGGATGCCGAGCAGCACCACCAACGCGGCCCGTTGGTGGTCACCACGGCGGTGCTGGGCGTGCCGGCGCCGGTGGGCATCGGTCATTCACCCAGCAATGCGCTGATCTCGTCCTCCACGGGGTTGGAGACCTTCCGCGTGGGCTTCTTGTCCTTGTCGGAGGCGTCGGCCGCCTGGGTCTCCGTGGCCTCGACGTCCTCGTCGTCGTCGGCCTCGCTGGCGTCGGCCTCGTCGAGCTTGGCGATCTGGGCGTCCAGCTCGGCGTCGGCCTTGGCCTCCGCGTCGGCCTCCTGCTGCTTCTTGCGCTTGGCCAGCTCGACCTTGTTCTTGTCGGGCGCGAGCACGATGCTGGCCTGCCGCATCACCCAGCGGGGCGCCATCTCGACCTTGGAGATGTCGCCGAGCTGCTCGACGATCTCGCTGAGCCGCTCGAGGCCCAGCTCCTTGTGGATCATCTCGCGGCCGCGGAAGCGCTGGGTGATCTGGACCTTGTGGCCCTGCATCAGGAAGCGGCGGGCCTGGTTGACGCGGATCTGCACGTCGTGGGGGTCGATCTTCACCGACCGGCCCAGGCGGACCTCCTTGATCTCCTGCTGGTTGGCCGACTTGTTGTCCTTGCGTTTGGACTGATCGTACTTGAACTTGCCATAGTCCATGATCTTGCACACGGGCGGGCGGGTGTCGGCCACGACCTCGACGAGATCGAGTCCGGCCTCCTGGGCCATGCGCATGGCGTCGCGCGTCTCGACGACGCCGACCTGCTCGCCCTCGGGCCCGATGAGCCGGATGGGCGTGATGCGGATCATGTGGTTGACCCGCGTCCTGTTCACCGGGCCGGCGTCGCGATAGAACCTTCGTCCTCGGATGGTCAGTCTCCTTGCCTGTCGCCGGCCCCTCGCCGGCGGGTGTATCTCGAAGTGCCCTGGCTTCCTTCGTTCCGCGTCGGCAGGCCCGGCTCGGGCCAGCTAGTGCCGACAAACATAACCCCGCGTACCCCGTCGGCGGCCGACGGCGATGCACCTGCGGGCCGGTCGGCCGCACGCACGCGATCCCGCGGCCCGGTCACGAGCCGCAACTCTGCATCGGTTGGGTGTGGTGGCCGCTCAAGCTAGCGGTCCGCTCTGGCCTTCACGGCCAAAGAGTAACGTCCCCGGGGGGCGGGTGCAAGCCAATTCTGTCTCATTCGTGGCGGCCACTCGATAGACCAACCACCTTTGACGGCGGGTTGTTCGGTGCCGATCGGAAGACCGCCGGCCGTTGGCGGCTCACGCCAGCAGCTGCAGCACGTTGAAGACCACGCTAAGCACCAGCGCGGCGACCAGGGCGAAGAGCAGCGGCATGCGGACGTCGCCGCCCGAGTCCGCGTCGGACCGGGCCGGGTCGTCGACCGCCGGCGGGATGGCGCTGGTCTGGCTCAGGGTGGCGAGGTCGGCCTCGTCCAGCCCGCGGTGGGCCAGCGGCGGCGGCTTGCCGGCCTTGACGACCTCGAGGTCGCTCAGCAGGTCCTGCACGGTGCGGTAGCGATTCTCCCGCTTCTTGGCGAGCATCATCTCGATGATCTCGCTGATCCCGCCGCTGAGCCTGGGATTGACCTGGTCGGGGGCGAGCACCTCGCTCTTGAGGTGCTTGTGCATGACGCTGGTGGGGTTCTTGCCGTCGAAGGGCACCGTGCCGGTGACCATGTGGTAGAGCGTGGCGCCCAGGGAGTAGATGTCGGCCTCGGGTCCGATGCTGGTCTCGCCGCGGATCTGCTCGGGGCTGATGTAGAAGGGCGTGCCGAAGGCCTTGCCGGCCTCGGCCTCGGCGGCCTCCTTGTCGCTCATGG
It contains:
- the infC gene encoding translation initiation factor IF-3 — encoded protein: MNRTRVNHMIRITPIRLIGPEGEQVGVVETRDAMRMAQEAGLDLVEVVADTRPPVCKIMDYGKFKYDQSKRKDNKSANQQEIKEVRLGRSVKIDPHDVQIRVNQARRFLMQGHKVQITQRFRGREMIHKELGLERLSEIVEQLGDISKVEMAPRWVMRQASIVLAPDKNKVELAKRKKQQEADAEAKADAELDAQIAKLDEADASEADDDEDVEATETQAADASDKDKKPTRKVSNPVEDEISALLGE